From a single Eremothecium sinecaudum strain ATCC 58844 chromosome III, complete sequence genomic region:
- the NEO1 gene encoding aminophospholipid-translocating P4-type ATPase NEO1 (Syntenic homolog of Ashbya gossypii ADL079C; Syntenic homolog of Saccharomyces cerevisiae YIL048W (NEO1)) has product MSFKSPLEASSIYNYHPGQPFASFNNTPNNTSSGSSNIRRDRRTGSLDSFELDFDDSLDAALDSLQIKRTISRDRNNITQGGEYFELESLDNMADRNTLRSGGPLDKDTQPLISQDSSEGSHTRRRRSIPHSPTSSWWHKLKSLTYRGSSSVSPLLGATATYSSTHPIELTDKNIEREIHPNTTPIYDRYKYPSNAISNAKYNVITFIPIILYEQFKFFFNLYFLLVSLSQAIPALRIGYLSSYIVPLAFVLTVTMSKEALDDISRRRRDRETNNELFEVLSRPHMVPSSELKVGDLVKLHKDSRIPADMILLQSSDPSGESFIKTDQLDGETDWKLRIAPSLTQTLSQDELLSKIKITASAPEKSIHKFVGKVAYKGSSNPLTVDNTMWANTVLASSGVFIACVVYTGADTRQAMNTSQATVKTGLLELEINSLSKILCLCVIILSVALVAFSGLDNKDWYVDIMRYLILFSTIIPVSLRVNLDLGKSVYARQIEKDQSIPNTIVRTSTIPEDLGRIEYLLSDKTGTLTQNDMQLKKLHLGTVSYTMETMDMVSDYISTMVKNPNSTSITGQLISSGARKEISQRVRDLVTALAICHNVIPSFDDNNLTYQAASPDEIAIVKFTESVGLSLFKRDRNFLTLFHEHSGVNLNYDILRVFPFSSETKRMGILVFDKSREEYWYFQKGADTVMSKIVQSNDWLEEEVSNMAREGLRTLVIGRKKLNRKVYEQFSREYKDASLSMINRDNSMAEVVKKHLEHDLELLGLTGVEDKLQRDVKSSIELLRNAGVKIWMLTGDKVETALCVCISAKLITRSQYVHKITKLSNREGALNHLEYLKVNRNACLLIDGDSLALFLTHYRKEFFDVVVHLSVVIACRCTPQQKADVALLIRECTGKRVCCIGDGGNDVSMIQCADIGVGIVGKEGKQASLAADYSITQFCHLTKLLLWHGRNSYKRSAKLAQFVIHRGLLISVCQAVYSISSKFEPIAIYQGWLMVGYATCYTMAPVFSLTLDRDIDESLTKTYPELYKELTEGKSLSYNTFFVWVALSLFQGIIIQGLSQIFVGLKQSEFHKLVAISFTALIINELIMVALEIYTWNKVMAITELATFAVYIISVPFLADYFDLRSMIQPTFYMQLAIILTISIFPVWAAKTIHRRLNPPSYAKVQQFSAV; this is encoded by the coding sequence ATGTCATTCAAGTCCCCTCTAGAGGCGTCTTCTATTTACAATTACCATCCAGGCCAACCATTTGCTTCTTTTAATAATACACCTAATAATACGAGTTCTGGTAGTTCAAACATTAGGAGGGATCGAAGAACAGGGAGTTTGGATTCGTTTGAGCTAGACTTTGATGATAGTCTGGATGCAGCGTTAGATTCATTGCAGATTAAACGTACTATATCACGCGACCGCAATAATATCACCCAAGGGGGCGAGTACTTTGAATTAGAAAGTTTGGATAATATGGCTGATCGAAATACCCTGCGTTCCGGGGGACCGCTAGACAAAGACACACAGCCTCTAATAAGTCAAGATTCTAGCGAAGGTTCTCATACTAGGCGTAGAAGGTCAATTCCTCATTCGCCGACGTCATCTTGGTGGCATAAACTGAAGTCGTTAACTTATAGAGGATCGTCTTCAGTGTCCCCTCTGCTGGGGGCCACTGCTACTTATAGTTCGACACACCCAATAGAACTTACGGATAAGAATATTGAGCGAGAGATTCATCCCAACACGACTCCGATATACGATAGATACAAATATCCTTCCAATGCTATTTCCAATGCGAAGTACAATGTTATAACATTTATTCCGATCATTCTATATGAACAGTTCAAGTTCTTTTTCAACTTGTACTTCCTGCTTGTGTCGCTATCACAAGCGATACCAGCACTCCGGATAGGTTATTTATCCTCCTATATTGTTCCGTTAGCATTTGTGTTGACTGTTACCATGTCAAAGGAAGCCTTAGATGATATAAGTCGTAGAAGGCGTGATAGAGAGACAAATAATGAGTTGTTTGAGGTTTTAAGTAGACCGCACATGGTACCAAGCAGTGAGTTGAAGGTTGGAGACTTGGTGAAATTGCATAAAGATTCGCGTATACCTGCGGATATGATATTGCTACAGAGTAGCGACCCTAGTGGTGAATCGTTTATAAAAACAGATCAATTGGATGGAGAAACGGATTGGAAATTAAGAATAGCCCCATCTTTAACTCAAACCCTTTCTCAAGATGAACTCCTTAGCAAAATTAAAATCACTGCCTCCGCTCCGGAGAAGTCTATTCACAAATTTGTAGGAAAAGTGGCCTACAAAGGTTCTTCCAATCCATTAACAGTCGACAACACAATGTGGGCAAACACAGTTTTGGCCTCATCCGGTGTTTTTATTGCATGTGTTGTTTATACCGGTGCGGATACAAGGCAAGCAATGAATACGTCCCAAGCAACCGTTAAAACGGGGTTGTTGGAATTGGAGATAAACAGTCTATCGAAGATATTGTGTTTATGTGTTATCATACTTTCAGTAGCACTTGTGGCCTTCTCAGGGCTTGATAACAAGGATTGGTACGTTGATATTATGAGATACCTTATCTTATTCTCTACAATTATCCCAGTTTCATTGCGTGTGAACTTGGATTTAGGGAAGTCTGTGTATGCTCGACAAATTGAAAAGGACCAGAGTATTCCGAACACTATTGTTAGAACGAGTACTATTCCAGAAGACTTGGGAAGAATTGAATATTTGTTGAGCGATAAGACTGGTACATTAACACAGAACGACATGCAGCTGAAGAAGTTACATCTTGGAACTGTTTCCTATACTATGGAGACTATGGATATGGTTAGTGACTACATAAGTACGATGGTTAAAAATCCAAACTCAACTTCTATTACTGGTCAATTAATATCAAGTGGAGCAAGAAAGGAAATCTCTCAGAGAGTTCGTGATTTAGTTACCGCGTTGGCTATCTGCCATAACGTTATTCCAAGTTTTGATGATAATAACCTAACCTACCAGGCTGCCTCTCCAGATGAAATTGCCATTGTAAAGTTTACCGAAAGCGTTGGGCTCTCACTCTTTAAACGTGATCGTAATTTTTTGACTTTGTTTCACGAGCACTCAGGGGTGAATCTCAACTACGATATTTTAAGGGTCTTTCCATTTAGCTCAGAAACGAAACGAATGGGGATTCTTGTATTTGATAAGTCGAGGGAAGAATACTGGTATTTCCAAAAAGGAGCTGACACTGTGATGTCAAAAATTGTCCAAAGTAATGATTGGTTGGAGGAAGAAGTCAGTAATATGGCTCGTGAAGGTTTAAGGACTTTGGTAATAGGTAGGAAAAAGTTGAATCGGAAAGTTTACGAACAGTTCAGTAGAGAATATAAAGATGCCTCCCTCTCTATGATTAACAGAGATAACTCTATGGCGGAGGTGGTAAAGAAGCATTTAGAACATGACTTAGAGTTACTGGGACTTACAGGCGTTGAGGACAAGCTTCAAAGAGATGTAAAGTCCTCCATCGAATTATTAAGAAATGCAGGTGTTAAAATTTGGATGCTAACTGGTGACAAAGTAGAAACCGCCTTGTGTGTTTGTATTAGCGCTAAGTTAATTACAAGGAGCCAATATGTGCATAAGATTACAAAACTTTCTAATCGGGAAGGTGCACTTAATCACTTGGAATACTTAAAAGTGAATCGGAATGCGTGTTTGTTAATAGATGGAGATTCTTTGGCCCTATTTTTAACGCATTACAGAAAAGAGTTTTTTGATGTCGTTGTGCACTTATCTGTTGTGATTGCATGCCGCTGTACGCCTCAACAAAAAGCTGATGTCGCCCTATTAATAAGAGAATGCACCGGTAAGAGAGTGTGCTGTATTGGTGATGGTGGTAATGATGTCAGCATGATCCAATGCGCCGACATTGGTGTTGGTATTGTTGGAAAAGAGGGTAAACAGGCGTCTTTGGCGGCAGATTACTCTATTACTCAATTTTGTCATTTAACCAAATTACTATTATGGCATGGGAGAAATTCATACAAAAGATCTGCTAAGTTGGCGCAGTTTGTTATACATAGAGGGTTGTTAATATCAGTTTGTCAAGCGGTTTATTCTATCTCTTCAAAGTTTGAGCCAATCGCTATATACCAAGGCTGGTTAATGGTTGGATATGCTACTTGTTATACTATGGCTCCTGTGTTTTCTTTAACTTTGGACCGGGATATTGATGAATCATTAACAAAAACATATCCTGAACTATACAAAGAGCTAACTGAAGGTAAGTCATTATCCTATAATACTTTCTTCGTTTGGGTAGCATTATCATTATTCCAAGGTATTATAATTCAGGGCCTCTCTCAGATATTTGTGGGATTAAAACAGTCTGAATTTCATAAGCTGGTTGCAATAAGTTTTACCGCATTAATAATAAATGAGTTGATTATGGTTGCCTTGGAAATCTATACTTGGAACAAGGTCATGGCGATAACAGAACTAGCCACTTTTGCAGTTTACATTATATCCGTTCCATTTTTAGCGGATTACTTCGACCTAAGATCCATGATACAGCCGACTTTTTATATGCAACTCGCCATCATTCTGACAATATCCATTTTCCCTGTTTGGGCAGCGAAAACAATTCATAGAAGACTAAACCCACCAAGTTATGCCAAAGTTCAACAATTCTCAGCCGTGTAG
- the HIS1 gene encoding ATP phosphoribosyltransferase (Syntenic homolog of Ashbya gossypii ADL081C; Syntenic homolog of Saccharomyces cerevisiae YER055C (HIS1)) — MDLIDSLTDRLLFAIPKKGRLYDKCVSLLKNADIAFNRSNRLDIALCTNLPIALVFLPAADIPTFVGEGKCDLGITGIDQVRESGVDVDVLMDLEFGKCNLQVQAPAKGSYTKPEQLIGKTVVSSFINLTSQYFSELEGTTTDKIKTTVKYVGGSVEAACALGVADAVVDLVESGETMRAAGLTAIATVLPTSAHLIASKHPNSDSSLINTVTGRITGVLTAQKYVYCTYNAIESHLPALLKITPGRRAPTISKLSESTWVAVSIMILRKDTGFIMDQLQKNHAEDIMIFEISNCRV; from the coding sequence ATGGACCTTATTGATAGCCTTACAGACAGACTGCTGTTTGCGATTCCGAAAAAGGGCCGTTTATATGATAAATGCGTTTCCCTACTGAAGAATGCAGACATCGCTTTCAACAGGTCAAACAGACTCGACATAGCATTATGTACCAATTTACCAATCGCTTTGGTGTTCCTACCTGCCGCAGATATCCCAACGTTTGTCGGGGAGGGTAAGTGTGACTTAGGAATTACCGGGATTGACCAAGTCCGTGAATCTGGCGTGGATGTAGACGTTTTGATGGATCTAGAATTTGGCAAGTGCAACCTCCAAGTTCAAGCCCCTGCAAAAGGCTCTTATACTAAGCCAGAACAGCTAATTGGGAAGACTGTTGTTTCCAGTTTTATAAATTTGACGTCGCAATATTTTTCAGAGCTGGAGGGAACAACTACCGACAAAATTAAAACAACGGTAAAATATGTGGGCGGTTCTGTCGAAGCAGCATGCGCCCTAGGCGTAGCAGACGCTGTTGTCGACCTCGTAGAAAGCGGCGAAACAATGCGTGCGGCTGGTCTTACCGCTATTGCCACTGTGCTGCCAACTAGTGCGCATCTTATTGCGTCTAAGCACCCGAACAGTGATTCTTCGCTAATTAATACCGTTACAGGAAGAATCACAGGTGTATTGACTGCACAGAAATACGTCTATTGTACGTATAATGCAATTGAATCACATTTACCAGCTTTGTTGAAAATCACGCCCGGAAGAAGGGCACCTacaatttcaaaattaaGCGAATCAACATGGGTAGCTGTGTCCATAATGATTCTTCGTAAAGACACGGGCTTTATCATGGATCAGCTACAAAAGAATCATGCTGAGGATATTATGATATTCGAGATTTCTAACTGCCGTGTATAA
- the SYG1 gene encoding Syg1p (Syntenic homolog of Ashbya gossypii ADL080W; Syntenic homolog of Saccharomyces cerevisiae YIL047C (SYG1)), with protein sequence MKFAEHLRECAIPEWRDKYVNYKLGKKKLKAYKESIKATAVSGGRSGGRTGSVVSASSEYHKEKQRLVDEFVMGWIVGVELKKCDEFYQWQLQSCGHKFNQLRQQIKIYCDRKMHRESRSYGATPLSSGSYEGAEEMRQEASPPPDLEKDQSLVGMQIGEKILSFLRDMELVPCMPERWRRKNKPTSSPHYAPHMETFTVENLTPRQIRVQLSNAVLEFYMTLQLLKNYRDLNVTGFRKIVKKLDKACQTKELSNFMAYANDHSPMFQHMGQNLQLYAKNLQKANSLLLPSTQLDLPQDKDPLTFWEGKVSTWYTDTLTDSAQDRKHHVQKLRNLSLQYTLNEQMVHQTNRSLMQMFFGGNGIGIAVVFIAYTLYLGISSDLGTYTHTILFPVWAGMYLTLLMALFFCLDCFIWFRSKINFQFIMFGELHSGKGSTTFNNDFSSTRISGYIFLVAVAAVFCSAFALVSFEREQLIWWVVWVALFLCTMVCPFNIIPNWYSLRQTRRSLLVTTIRLVFAGAFPVKFGDFFLGDLVCSLTYSIADFATVGCVFAGSPHLQCGSSSLKSMGILSALPSYWRLMQCVRRFLDSDDWFPHLLNAGKYSFGILYSLALCTYRISMRSESMSLVTYRTLFIVIASLNSIYTSVWDLVMDWSLFQLHSQNLFLRDDLYLAGKRDWQTGKYPKRKKSFYYICMIVDVLIRFQWIVYAITTTQIQQSAVTSFILAAVEVFRRFIWVIFRVENEHVANVHLFKITGDTPLPFPISNACAKDIENDIDEEGAYLKKKDPTLNALQEQENNEQPRLRRNSVLSMISWAHAKDFQRPPLSARSATEYDEVDDDYDD encoded by the coding sequence ATGAAGTTCGCGGAGCACCTTCGTGAGTGTGCTATTCCTGAATGGAGAGACAAGTATGTTAATTATAAGCTTGGCAAGAAGAAGCTAAAGGCCTATAAAGAAAGTATTAAGGCTACGGCTGTTAGCGGAGGACGCAGTGGAGGACGAACCGGAAGCGTGGTGTCCGCAAGTTCTGAATACCATAAAGAAAAACAGCGTCTTGTTGACGAATTTGTGATGGGATGGATTGTTGGTGTAGAATTAAAGAAATGCGATGAGTTCTACCAATGGCAGCTACAAAGTTGTGGGCATAAATTTAACCAACTAAGGCAACAGATCAAGATATATTGCGATCGAAAAATGCATAGAGAGTCGCGCTCATATGGTGCAACGCCTTTGTCGTCGGGATCATATGAGGGAGCGGAAGAAATGCGTCAGGAAGCGTCTCCACCTCCAGATTTAGAGAAAGACCAGTCTTTAGTTGGTATGCAAATCGGAGAGAAGATCCTGTCCTTTTTGAGGGATATGGAGCTTGTTCCATGTATGCCTGAACGATGGAGACGGAAAAACAAGCCTACGTCGAGCCCTCATTATGCTCCACATATGGAGACTTTTACTGTGGAAAATTTGACTCCTAGACAGATAAGGGTACAGTTGTCGAATGCTGTGTTGGAGTTCTATATGACGTTGCAGTTGCTGAAGAATTATCGTGATTTAAACGTTACTGGGTTTAGGAAAATTGTGAAGAAACTTGATAAGGCATGCCAAACAAAGGAGTTGAGCAATTTTATGGCCTATGCCAACGATCATTCGCCTATGTTCCAACACATGGGGCAAAACCTTCAACTATATGCAAAAAACCTGCAGAAGGCGAATTCGTTGCTCCTCCCGTCTACGCAGCTTGATCTTCCTCAAGACAAAGATCCGCTTACGTTCTGGGAAGGAAAAGTTTCAACTTGGTATACCGATACCTTAACAGATTCTGCACAAGATAGAAAACATCACGTACAGAAATTGAGAAATCTATCTCTGCAATATACTCTCAATGAACAAATGGTGCATCAGACAAATCGATCTTTGATGCAGATGTTTTTTGGAGGTAATGGTATTGGTATAGCGGTCGTTTTTATTGCGTACACCCTTTATCTAGGTATTTCATCAGACCTAGGCACGTACACGCATACTATATTATTCCCAGTATGGGCGGGCATGTATTTGACGTTGTTGATGGCATTGTTTTTTTGCCTTGATTGTTTTATTTGGTTTAGAAGTAAAATTAATTTCCAATTCATTATGTTCGGAGAACTGCATTCAGGAAAGGGGTCAACAACATTTAATAATGACTTCTCCTCTACAAGGATCTCTGGCTATATCTTTTTGGTAGCAGTTGCTGCGGTTTTCTGTTCAGCTTTCGCGCTTGTCAGCTTTGAGAGGGAGCAGCTTATTTGGTGGGTTGTGTGGGTAGCACTCTTTTTGTGTACTATGGTGTGTCCTTTTAACATAATTCCTAATTGGTATTCATTGAGACAAACTCGTCGCTCACTACTCGTCACCACTATAAGGCTAGTTTTTGCTGGCGCTTTCCCGGTTAAGTTTGGAGATTTTTTTCTCGGAGATCTTGTTTGTTCATTAACATACTCCATTGCTGATTTTGCCACAGTGGGATGCGTTTTTGCAGGCTCTCCTCATCTTCAATGTGGTTCTTCAAGCTTGAAATCTATGGGGATTCTCTCTGCACTTCCTAGCTACTGGAGATTGATGCAATGTGTCCGAAGATTCTTGGATTCAGATGATTGGTTTCCCCATCTATTAAATGCAGGCAAATATTCCTTTGGCATACTTTACAGCTTGGCCCTTTGCACATATAGAATTTCCATGAGGAGTGAGAGCATGTCTTTGGTGACATATCGTACCCTCTTTATTGTTATTGCATCACTTAACTCAATTTATACCTCAGTTTGGGATCTCGTCATGGATTGGTCGTTATTCCAATTACATTCACAAAATCTGTTCCTTAGAGATGACCTCTACCTTGCAGGTAAGCGTGACTGGCAGACTGGCAAGTATCCCAAGAGAAAGAAGTCCTTCTATTATATCTGCATGATAGTCGATGTTTTGATAAGGTTCCAATGGATCGTTTACGCTATCACTACTACTCAGATTCAGCAAAGTGCAGTCACTTCATTTATTCTTGCTGCAGTTGAAGTTTTCCGTAGGTTTATATGGGTTATTTTCCGTGTGGAAAACGAACACGTTGCCAATGTACACTTATTCAAAATAACTGGTGACACTCCATTGCCTTTCCCAATTTCCAACGCGTGTGCTAAAGATATTGAGAATGATatcgatgaagaagggGCTTACCTAAAAAAGAAGGATCCAACCTTAAATGCTTTACAAGAACAAGAGAACAACGAACAGCCTAGACTAAGAAGAAATTCCGTACTAAGTATGATATCTTGGGCACATGCTAAGGACTTCCAGAGACCGCCATTATCTGCCAGAAGTGCTACAGAATACGACGAAGTGGACGACGACTATGATGATTGA